TCGGATTTTAGAGCTGTCCGCCAGCTTTCGGGCTCAGTGATGTCGTCCCGAGACTTATTCGGCTCATAAAGCACCGAATCCTTTCGGATTTTAGGTGTCAGCCGCACCTGTTGCTGATTCAAGTATAGCAAACGCCGATGAAATGTAATAAGAAAAAAATACCTATTTTAATCTTAATGGCATTATTTAAAAACTCTATTTAATAACATTATTTATAGCGTCAGTATCACGTAATATTAAGCGCTAGTATTTTTTACCATCCATACATGACCCTGTGTAGACGCGCATTTGGGGCTCTTTCTTTCCAGCCTGGGGCTGGCTGCTTTCGACCTGAGTCTGCTTGTTTTCAGCTTTTGGGGCATTGATCCGCATGGCCAAGTTTGCTGTGACGGCAATCAATAGGACGGCTAAAATGGCAATGATGATCTTCAGTTTCTTTTCCTTGTCCATGCCTCTCACTCCTTAGAGCACAATAGAATTGTGTAATAAACTAAGGTTATTTGCACAATCTAATTTTGTTTAAAAATATCACAAAGCAAGATAAAAAACAACTAAATCTTTAAAAAAATTATTTTTTTGCTGTTGTATTGGCTCGGCAACGATAAATATAGTTGTAGACTGTTCGGCATGAAATTTTGTACTTAGCTGCAAGGACAGAGACAAGTTCGCCGCTGTGGTAGTCTTTGACGAGCTTTTTTTGAGCTTCGCTAGACAAAAGCCGTCTTCGACCAAAGATGACGCCGTGTGCCCGTGCCGCTCGTAAACCTTCAAGGGTACGCTCACGGATGACATTTCTTTCAAACTCAGCCATAACGGCAAAAACGTGCAAAATAAGCCGGCCAGCGCCCTTGGAGCGTGGATTTTTGCGGTTGGTCTCCGCGGCGGGCTGCCGCCGTGGTTCGCTGTGGGGCTGGCTTTGGCCGCCGGCGTGGGGGCGGGCTGGCTGAACGGCATCTTGGTGGCGTATCTCCGAATGCCTGGCATGATCGCGACGATCGGGACTCAGTTCGCCTGGCGTGGATTTTTGCTTCTGGCGTCCGATGGGTTGGCTCTTCCTTTGGCCTCGTTTTCCAGAACGGCGCCTTTTCAGGTCTTTGCCGGGCGAATTGGCTCGTGGATGCTGCCGGCGCAGGCACTGTGGGCTCTTGTGATCGCCGGAGGGTGCGCTGTGGCGCTGAACCGGACGCCTTTCGGCGAGGCGGCTCTTTTTGTGGGAGATAACCGGGGCGCGGCGGAGATGATGGGGATTAAACCTCGGCGGGTCATTATGAAGGGCTATCTGCTGATGGGCTTCCTAGCGGCTCTGGCCGGGCTGATCTCAACCGCCGAGCTGGCGAACTGGTGGCCAACTCAGGGCGACGGCTACATGCTTCTGGCCTTTGCGGCGGTTTTTGTCGGCGGGACGTCGGCCCAGGGCGGCGAGGGGACGGTTTACGGTACGGCCGTCGGGTCTTTGATCATCGGTATTATCGAGGGCGGGATCGTGGCAGCCGGTTTGACCGGGTTCTGGACGCGGTTGATTCACGGCTTGGTGATTATCACGTCGGTCTGTCTGTACTCGCTTTTATCCCGCCGGCGATAGGCTCGGCCGGCCGCTTTAAGTCGACTTTTTTATTTTATCGTGCTACGATAAGTCCATATTTTGTGAAAGGGGTAGAGCACGATGAAAAAGAAAAGTTCTCTGACGGCCCGCGTGATGGTTGGGCTCGTTGCGGGCATTTTGATTGGTCTGGCTGTGAACCGTATGGATCCCGGCTTTCTGCGGGATCAGCTGTTGGTCGGCGGCCTGTTCAATTTTATGGGGCAAATTTTCCTGCGGCTGATTATGATGTTGGTTCCGCCGCTGGTCGCTGTGAGCATTGCGAACGGCGTCGCGGGAATGAACGATATCGGCAAGCTGGGGCGGGTCGGCGCCAGAACGCTCGTCTACTACGCCCTGACGACTTTGGTGAGCTGTATGATCGGTCTGGCCTTAGGGCTCTTCTTTAAGCCCGGCGCGGGGCTTGATTTGGCGTCTCTGCAGGCGTCGGCGCCTCAGGTGGCGGCGAATACTTCGGCGGCTCGGAACGTGTGGGACACGCTGCTGCAGCTGGTGCCCACGAATCCGTTCAACGCGCTGTCGACGGGCAATATGCTTCAGATCATCGTCTTCTCGCTGTTTATCGGCGTCGGCATCGCCGTTTTGGGAGAGAAAACGCGCCGGCTGGCCGGGGCTTTGAACGAGCTGAACGACGTGCTGATGCACCTGATCGGGGTCGTGATGGAACTGGCGCCGTACGGCGTTTTCGGTTTCATGGCCCGTACGATGGGCAGTCTGGGCTTTAATGCTTTGCTGCCGTTGGCCCGCTATGTGGGAGTGTTCTACTTGGGGTTGGCTCTGTGGGGAGTTTTCGTCGCCGGCGGGCTGTTGGCGAGCCATGGGCTGAGCCCATTCACGTATCTCCGAAAGTTCGGCAAGGTGATGGCTCTGTCGTTCTCGACGGCGTCAAGTAACGCCACCTTGCCGCTGAACATGGCTGTGACGACCGAACAGCTTGGCGCGTCGGGCCGGATTGCCGCGTTCACTCTGCCGTTGGGGGCGACGGTGAACATGAACGGCACGGCGCTGATGCAGGGCGTGGCGGCGCTGTTTGTCGCTCAGATTTACGGCGTGACGCTTCTGCCGTCTCAGCTGTTTTTTGTGGTGCTGACGGCCACGCTGTCGGCAGTCGGAACGGCCGGTGTCCCCGGTGCCGGAACCGTGATGCTCAGCATGGTTCTGGCAAGCGTCGGCTTGCCGCTTGAGGGCGTTGGGCTCGTCTTTGCCGTTGACCGCATTATCGACATGGGACGCACGACGGCCAACATTACCGGCGACAGCATCTGCACGCTGCTGATCTGCAAGGCGGAAGGCGAGTTCAACAAGGAAGTGTTCCTGAGCGCTGAAAAGCCGCTGGAGTAACTTTTCGGCGGAAGAAATTTGTTCGGTACGGGCGCGTACGGTGAGGGCGGCATCTGTTTGAGGGAACAGTTGTCCTTGAGCGGGAGGGTAGTGTCAAAGACGGAGGTTCTCTCATGCGGTTGAAGTTATCCTTTCTGTCTGCCGTCGCGTTGGCGATGGCTGCGTCGCCGTCGTTTGCCGGCGGGGCTGTGGAGACGCGGGACGACGATGTCATTGCGGTGACGGATAGCGGGGCCCCGGCTGTCATGGCTGTTGGGTCGGAAATTCACCTGCCGAATCTGAAAAAAGTGACTACGTCGGGCGAGTCGAGCACCGCGCTGATGGCGTTGCGTGGCGGAAGCATCGTCACCGCCGGGCCGAAGGTCGAGACGACAGGGCCGGCGTCCTTTGCGGTGAACGCTGCCGGCGGGGAGATTACGTTCACCGACCGCGCGGAAGTTCACACGTCCGGCTTCCTCGGCATGGGCGTGTGGGCGATGAACGGCGGCGGGATTTCGTTTCAGAAGGGCGTTTCCGTGACGACCGAGGCGGAACTTGGCGGCGGCGTCGCGGCCCGGGGTGGTTCCATTGAGGTGGAAGGCCCGTTTTCTGTGCTGACGAAAGGCCCGGCGGCGATGGCGATTCATGCGGCGCAGGGCGGCTCGGTAAGCGTTTCGGGTCCGGCGGACGTGACGGTCGAGTCGGAGTACAGCACGGCAGTCGACGCGTTCAGCGGTTCGATCACGCTGGATCGCGTGACGCGGCTGAACGGAAACGTCCGTTGCGAGACGTCTGCTGATATGACCGACTCGCCGGGCCGAGTGAACTTGACGTTTGCTCCCGGCAGTCGGTGGGAGGGCGGCGCGTTGGTCTGCGACCGACTGATCGACCCGGACGGCGACGGCAAGCCGACCGATATTCCCGACACGGTCAGCCAGCTGAACGTCACCTTGGCCGGGACGTGGCGGCCCAAGGACGTCCAGATTTATGACTACAATCATGACACGGGGGAGTACGACCCGATCGGTTCGCCTTACGGCAGCCGGGTCTCCACGCTGGCGCTTCGCGGGGGAACGGTCGACCTGACGGGAGAGAGCGGGCGTACCGTCACGGCCCAGCGGCTTGAGGGGAACGGCAAGTTCCTGATGGCTGCTGACCTGCAGGCCGGGACTTCCTCGCAGATTATCGTTACTCAGGCGGCCAGCGGCCGCTTTGCGTTGGACGTGACCGACAAGAGCCGCGCGGCGACGTACAAGCCCACGGCTCTGGTGACCGGGGTGCAGAGCCGCTCTTTTGTGCTGGACGCCTTTCACGGCAGGCGGTCGATGTATCAGGACGACCTCGTTTTCGGGTCGGAACTGGGCCTGCCGGAGGGAATGTATCTGGTTCGCCGCGACGGATTAAACGGCAATCCCCCGCGCCGTCTCTATGAGGGACTTGAAGAGACTGCGGCCGGGCTGGCGTCGGGCCTGTGGCTTGACGATCCTCTCATCGGCGAGCCGGGCGCCGACGCGTCGGTTTGGCGCGGCCGGGGAACGGTGGAAAGCGACGACGGCCTCGTCTGCCACGACTTCGACGAGGACGGCTGGAACACCTTCTGGGGAAAAGAAGCGGCGGGTAACGCCGCTTGGGGGCTCGCTCTGTCGGGCGTCAAAAGGGATTTTGACAGCGTCTCATCTCGGTCTTTTGCCGCCGGCCTGTGGGGCAGCGTCCACCTGGGCGGCGTGAAACTGTCGGCAGCCGTGAGCCGCGAGAGGATCAAGACGTCCGGCGGTCAGCTGGAAGGGGCGATGATCCGCCGCGGCTGGGCCGGAAAACTGCAGGTCGAAAAGGCCTTCCAGATCAGCGGCTTTGAGATAACGCCATGGGCCTCGGTCACGTCCCGGCGCGTCGGCTCCGCTCAAGGTCGGTTGGACGGCGACGCGCTGAGCGTCGACGCCACGACCGTCTGGCGCGGCGAGACCGGGGTTCGTGCCGCCCGAAGCTGGGCCAACGGGACCGGCTCACTCTGGCTGGCCGTCGGCCGGAACTTTCAGGGCGACGAGACCCTGTCCTGGGTCGGCTCTCGGCTGTCCGAGAGCTACGAAGGGAACTATTGGCGCGCCGGCGGGAGCGTGAAGGTCAACCTGTCGCCGTGGAGCCGGCTGGAGCTGTGGGGACAGCGATGGGGCGGCGACGGCGCGGCCCGGCGCTGGAACGCCGGCCTGCAGGTCAAGTTCTTGTTCTGATGGGGAAAACGGCGCCTGCCGAAAAGGCGGGCGCCGTTGTTTATTTGACCGGGTATAATATGAATGCTTTGCGAGGCCATCATCGGCTCCTTTGTCGGCCATCGGCGGGGAGCAAAAGGGGAAGGTGAGACGATGAAAGGCAACAGTCTGCCGGAGTTTACTCGGGAAGAGCGGCGCGACGACGTGATGAGCGCCGTCACGCACGGGATTGGTTTTTTGATGGCCGGGGCGTTTCTCGGCCTGACGCTGTGGAAGTCCATTGCGGATCTCAGCGCCCGTCGAATCGTGGCGTTTTCGATTTACGGGGCGTGCCTGCTGTTTACATATCTCAGCTCGACGCTGTATCACA
This is a stretch of genomic DNA from Jonquetella anthropi DSM 22815. It encodes these proteins:
- a CDS encoding ABC transporter permease, encoding MQNKPASALGAWIFAVGLRGGLPPWFAVGLALAAGVGAGWLNGILVAYLRMPGMIATIGTQFAWRGFLLLASDGLALPLASFSRTAPFQVFAGRIGSWMLPAQALWALVIAGGCAVALNRTPFGEAALFVGDNRGAAEMMGIKPRRVIMKGYLLMGFLAALAGLISTAELANWWPTQGDGYMLLAFAAVFVGGTSAQGGEGTVYGTAVGSLIIGIIEGGIVAAGLTGFWTRLIHGLVIITSVCLYSLLSRRR
- a CDS encoding pertactin-like passenger domain-containing protein, which codes for MRLKLSFLSAVALAMAASPSFAGGAVETRDDDVIAVTDSGAPAVMAVGSEIHLPNLKKVTTSGESSTALMALRGGSIVTAGPKVETTGPASFAVNAAGGEITFTDRAEVHTSGFLGMGVWAMNGGGISFQKGVSVTTEAELGGGVAARGGSIEVEGPFSVLTKGPAAMAIHAAQGGSVSVSGPADVTVESEYSTAVDAFSGSITLDRVTRLNGNVRCETSADMTDSPGRVNLTFAPGSRWEGGALVCDRLIDPDGDGKPTDIPDTVSQLNVTLAGTWRPKDVQIYDYNHDTGEYDPIGSPYGSRVSTLALRGGTVDLTGESGRTVTAQRLEGNGKFLMAADLQAGTSSQIIVTQAASGRFALDVTDKSRAATYKPTALVTGVQSRSFVLDAFHGRRSMYQDDLVFGSELGLPEGMYLVRRDGLNGNPPRRLYEGLEETAAGLASGLWLDDPLIGEPGADASVWRGRGTVESDDGLVCHDFDEDGWNTFWGKEAAGNAAWGLALSGVKRDFDSVSSRSFAAGLWGSVHLGGVKLSAAVSRERIKTSGGQLEGAMIRRGWAGKLQVEKAFQISGFEITPWASVTSRRVGSAQGRLDGDALSVDATTVWRGETGVRAARSWANGTGSLWLAVGRNFQGDETLSWVGSRLSESYEGNYWRAGGSVKVNLSPWSRLELWGQRWGGDGAARRWNAGLQVKFLF
- a CDS encoding dicarboxylate/amino acid:cation symporter — translated: MKKKSSLTARVMVGLVAGILIGLAVNRMDPGFLRDQLLVGGLFNFMGQIFLRLIMMLVPPLVAVSIANGVAGMNDIGKLGRVGARTLVYYALTTLVSCMIGLALGLFFKPGAGLDLASLQASAPQVAANTSAARNVWDTLLQLVPTNPFNALSTGNMLQIIVFSLFIGVGIAVLGEKTRRLAGALNELNDVLMHLIGVVMELAPYGVFGFMARTMGSLGFNALLPLARYVGVFYLGLALWGVFVAGGLLASHGLSPFTYLRKFGKVMALSFSTASSNATLPLNMAVTTEQLGASGRIAAFTLPLGATVNMNGTALMQGVAALFVAQIYGVTLLPSQLFFVVLTATLSAVGTAGVPGAGTVMLSMVLASVGLPLEGVGLVFAVDRIIDMGRTTANITGDSICTLLICKAEGEFNKEVFLSAEKPLE